The following are from one region of the Oncorhynchus nerka isolate Pitt River linkage group LG8, Oner_Uvic_2.0, whole genome shotgun sequence genome:
- the si:dkey-19b23.7 gene encoding uncharacterized protein si:dkey-19b23.7 yields the protein MSSGSKREREQRKKLQHFLTDLALLGSLQGFRYFQPWLRGREELLLTVVNEDLGWRSPGFMVSAASSFSSSSSSSSTSSTYSLASDASSPLPGDHQGPHQGPQGPQSMLRKQQHSSHGPNHHAHKGSSEAHLLPASPSEREIAVPEVNCTLFLLAGYAKYGRPYAWIRSNHERLVNIGGTDSMVKDTPMKLKAITDWGSQGIRVWDVVSELVCLCTVPSPSNPFALDMRYLKSLPLPERFLVSGALLNFLETYAVYGNRDELHYDKVVEEMKSLRRLHVQTLSEVQRRPGRSTRPATPVSGESSEEE from the exons ATGAGCAGCGGCAGT aagcgagagagagaacagaggaaaaAACTGCAGCACTTTCTGACAGACCTGGCCTTATTGGGATCATTGCAG GGTTTCCGGTACTTTCAACCttggctgagggggagagaggagctacTCCTGACAGTAGTCAATGAAGACCTG GGTTGGCGTTCCCCTGGGTTCATGGTGTCGGCAGCATCCTCCTTCAGTAGCAGTTCCTCATCCAGCAGCACCAGTAGCACTTACAGCCTGGCTAGTGACGCCAGCTCCCCCCTGCCCGGGGACCACCAGGGGCCTCATCAAGGCCCTCAGGGGCCACAAAGCATGCTAAGGAAGCAGCAGCACTCATCACATGGGCCCAACCACCATGCCCACAA GGGCAGCAGTGAGGCCCATCTCCTACCAGCCTCCCCCAGTGAGAGGGAGATAGCAGTGCCT GAAGTGAATTGCACTCTTTTCCTATTGGCTGGCTATGCCAAGTATGGTCGCCCGTACGCCTGGATAAGGTCCAATCACGAGCGCCTGGTCAACATTGGAGGCACAGATTCGATGGTCAAGGACACGCCCATGAAACTCAAGGCCATCACGGACTGGGGATCACAAG GAATACGGGTATGGGATGTAGTGAGTGAGCTGGTGTGTCTGTGCACCGTTCCATCTCCCTCCAACCCCTTTGCCCTGGACATGCGCTACCTGAAAAGCCTTCCTCTCCCAGAGCGCTTCCTGGTCTCTGGGGCTCTGCTTAACTTTCTGGAAACCTACGCTGTCTATGGCAACCGGGATGAGCTGCACTACGACAAAG tcgtAGAAGAGATGAAGTCTCTGAGGCGTCTCCATGTCCAGACTCTTTCTGAGGTCCAAAGAAGACCGGGCAGAAGCACCAGGCCAGCCACTCCCGTTTCAGGAGAGTCCTCAGAGGAAGAGTGA